Proteins from one Leptospira wolffii serovar Khorat str. Khorat-H2 genomic window:
- a CDS encoding copper-transporting P-type ATPase → MDHHTHEHHHHETIPSKDPISKQEDVYYCPMHCEGDKTYSQPGNCPVCGMNLIKSPKPIKALRYTCPMHPEIIRDAPGACPICGMNLVPMDANPEEEDKTYENLLFKFKIASVFTLPIFGIAMSDIIPGNPLHEILDIGKWNVIQLILSLPVVFYSTGSFFVRAWKSVLSRNLNMFTLIGVGAGSAWGFSVVAVFFPGIFPEDFQMHGAVHVYFEAATVILTLVLLGQVLEARAHSRTNAAIKELLKLAPNVATRIVDGKEEIASIDAIQKGDLLRVKPGEKIPVDGIVTEGETSIDESMITGEPVPVSKKPEDKVSSGTVNGNRTFLMRAERVGSETLLSQIIEMVNQASRSQANIQKIADRISGYFVPVVLGIALATGFIWAYLGPDPKYVYASVNALAVLIIACPCALGLATPMSVMVGVGKGAQSGVLIKNAEALEILNVVDLLLIDKTGTVTEGKPSVEKIISSGPEFSENYLLEKVVSLNSSSEHPLAQATLRLGKEKGILGKNVTDFEAVSGKGVIGKIDGIPHALGNRKLMEQVGASIFPGLSELAKKEQQAGKTVSFLSGGKDILGFIVISDKIKKTSQAAIAALKEEGLQVFMLTGDNEDTAKSVSETLGLDGFKAQTLPGDKLEEVKRFQSQGRKVAMAGDGINDAPALAQADLGIAMGTGTDVAIESADITLVQGDLGGIVKARRLSRKVMQNIKGNLFFALAYNVLGIPVAAGLLYPSFGILLSPMIAALAMSLSSVSVIANSLRLRSVKLD, encoded by the coding sequence ATGGATCATCATACTCACGAACACCATCACCACGAAACGATTCCGTCAAAAGACCCTATTTCGAAACAAGAAGACGTCTATTATTGTCCGATGCACTGCGAAGGGGATAAAACATATTCCCAACCGGGAAATTGTCCCGTCTGCGGCATGAATTTGATCAAATCGCCTAAACCGATAAAGGCCTTGCGTTATACATGTCCTATGCATCCGGAAATCATAAGGGATGCGCCCGGGGCCTGCCCAATCTGCGGGATGAACCTAGTTCCAATGGATGCGAATCCGGAAGAAGAGGATAAGACCTACGAGAATCTTCTCTTTAAATTCAAAATTGCTTCGGTATTCACCCTACCGATCTTCGGAATCGCTATGTCGGATATCATTCCCGGTAATCCATTGCATGAGATCCTGGATATAGGCAAATGGAATGTCATTCAATTGATCCTTTCCTTGCCTGTGGTTTTTTACTCCACCGGAAGCTTCTTCGTACGAGCCTGGAAGTCAGTTCTATCCAGAAATTTGAATATGTTTACTTTGATTGGAGTAGGAGCGGGAAGCGCTTGGGGTTTCAGCGTAGTCGCCGTATTCTTTCCGGGTATATTTCCGGAAGATTTCCAAATGCACGGAGCGGTGCATGTGTATTTCGAGGCTGCAACCGTAATTCTGACGCTTGTTTTACTAGGCCAGGTACTCGAAGCCAGGGCGCATAGCAGAACGAACGCAGCAATCAAGGAATTACTGAAATTGGCTCCTAACGTCGCGACTAGAATCGTAGACGGAAAAGAAGAGATCGCAAGTATAGATGCGATTCAAAAAGGAGATCTGCTTCGGGTCAAACCTGGAGAAAAGATACCCGTGGACGGAATCGTTACCGAAGGAGAAACCTCCATAGACGAGTCCATGATCACCGGAGAGCCTGTACCGGTGAGTAAGAAGCCGGAGGATAAGGTAAGCTCCGGCACCGTAAACGGAAACAGAACTTTTCTCATGCGGGCGGAAAGGGTCGGATCCGAGACTCTCCTTTCCCAAATCATCGAAATGGTGAACCAAGCAAGTAGATCCCAGGCCAATATACAAAAAATCGCGGATCGAATTTCCGGTTATTTCGTTCCGGTGGTTTTAGGAATTGCTCTCGCTACCGGTTTCATTTGGGCTTATCTGGGGCCCGATCCTAAATACGTATACGCTTCGGTGAACGCACTCGCAGTATTAATCATCGCCTGCCCCTGCGCTTTAGGTTTAGCCACTCCCATGTCCGTGATGGTAGGAGTAGGAAAAGGGGCCCAGTCGGGAGTCCTGATCAAGAACGCGGAAGCATTAGAAATACTGAATGTGGTGGATTTGCTTCTCATCGATAAAACAGGAACGGTAACGGAGGGAAAACCTTCGGTCGAAAAGATAATTTCTTCCGGTCCCGAGTTTTCCGAGAATTACCTTCTGGAAAAGGTTGTTTCGTTGAACTCCAGTAGCGAGCACCCGTTGGCCCAGGCGACTCTGCGTCTGGGAAAGGAAAAAGGCATTTTAGGTAAAAACGTAACCGATTTCGAGGCGGTCTCCGGAAAAGGAGTGATCGGTAAAATCGACGGCATTCCGCACGCATTAGGAAACCGTAAATTAATGGAACAGGTGGGAGCCTCGATTTTCCCTGGGTTATCGGAGCTTGCCAAGAAGGAACAACAGGCCGGAAAGACAGTATCCTTTCTTTCCGGCGGAAAGGACATCCTAGGTTTTATCGTGATTTCCGATAAGATCAAGAAAACGAGTCAGGCTGCCATCGCCGCGTTGAAAGAAGAAGGCCTCCAAGTCTTCATGCTCACAGGAGACAACGAGGATACGGCAAAGTCAGTTAGCGAGACCTTAGGCCTGGATGGTTTTAAGGCACAGACTCTTCCAGGAGACAAACTGGAGGAGGTCAAACGATTTCAGTCCCAAGGAAGAAAAGTAGCCATGGCGGGAGACGGGATTAACGACGCACCGGCTCTGGCTCAAGCAGATCTAGGAATCGCCATGGGAACCGGAACGGACGTTGCGATAGAAAGCGCGGATATCACCTTGGTCCAAGGCGATTTGGGCGGAATCGTGAAAGCGAGAAGACTCAGCCGGAAGGTAATGCAGAATATCAAAGGAAACCTATTCTTTGCATTGGCGTATAACGTGTTAGGTATTCCGGTTGCAGCGGGATTACTCTA
- a CDS encoding DUF3089 domain-containing protein has protein sequence MKRIPIAFFLILSFSDCRSFLKPNRDISESKTLTPPKYEDLKFWASHPEKKDPADSVPEASVLKDRQNLAEADVFFVHPTTYLVAKHWNGDLDDESLNERTDQMPIRTQASVFNDCCKIYAPRYRQAALFAFMEDTTEGKQALDLAYEDVKTAFLYYMKNWNRGRPWILASHSQGTRHSVKLLKELIANSEYSKNLVAAYTIGFPYKASDTGLQPCANEFQTGCVINWNSYEWGSRPIRLGERYDSETLCINPLSWKKDEEYAARSENSGSIARNFRSLVPGIADAQCNKGALWVHEPEIRGFPSLGKDDSLHLVDYHLFYASIRKNARDRVEKFLSNRR, from the coding sequence ATGAAACGGATTCCGATCGCATTTTTTCTCATTCTATCTTTTTCCGATTGTAGGAGCTTTTTGAAACCGAATCGGGATATTTCCGAAAGCAAAACCCTCACTCCTCCTAAATACGAGGATCTGAAATTCTGGGCCTCTCATCCCGAAAAAAAGGACCCGGCAGATTCGGTTCCGGAAGCGTCCGTCTTGAAAGACAGGCAAAATCTGGCGGAGGCCGACGTGTTCTTCGTGCATCCCACGACCTATCTTGTGGCGAAACATTGGAACGGAGACTTAGATGACGAGAGTTTAAACGAGAGAACGGACCAAATGCCGATCCGGACTCAGGCCAGCGTATTCAACGATTGCTGTAAGATTTACGCTCCTCGTTACAGGCAAGCGGCACTCTTCGCATTTATGGAAGATACTACGGAGGGTAAACAAGCATTGGATCTTGCCTACGAGGACGTAAAGACCGCATTTCTATACTATATGAAAAATTGGAATCGTGGTAGACCCTGGATTTTGGCCTCGCATAGCCAAGGAACCCGTCATTCCGTGAAATTACTGAAGGAACTCATCGCAAATTCGGAATATTCTAAAAATCTAGTGGCGGCTTATACGATCGGATTTCCCTACAAGGCAAGCGATACGGGATTGCAACCTTGCGCAAACGAATTCCAAACAGGATGCGTGATCAATTGGAATTCCTACGAATGGGGGAGTCGTCCGATCCGATTGGGAGAAAGATACGATTCCGAAACTCTCTGCATCAATCCTCTTTCCTGGAAAAAGGACGAAGAATACGCTGCCAGGTCCGAAAATTCAGGAAGCATTGCGAGAAATTTCCGATCTTTGGTTCCGGGAATTGCAGACGCACAATGCAACAAGGGAGCTCTATGGGTCCATGAACCGGAGATTCGGGGTTTTCCTAGTTTAGGAAAAGACGATAGTCTACATTTGGTGGATTACCATTTATTCTACGCAAGCATCCGAAAGAATGCCAGAGATAGGGTGGAAAAGTTTCTATCGAATAGGAGATAG